The following coding sequences lie in one Myxococcus xanthus genomic window:
- a CDS encoding response regulator transcription factor, with product MESERIRVAILEDQQVFREALVAVLEGAGMDVVAGFGEPAPFFARVRETLPHVALVDLRLEQPGWDASTSGMSALQCLHDFFPAVKPLVLSGHREAEVVEQCLQAGAAGYLWKQNVGCAEVVEAVERVVRGERLLPAGLAWPQPEASPQGELGRLTPREREVLGYIAAGADNLRIAACLGITERTVKAHITAIYKKVGSENRTQLAVLGCQLGVQRPASL from the coding sequence ATGGAATCGGAACGCATCCGGGTGGCCATCCTGGAGGACCAGCAGGTCTTCCGGGAGGCCCTGGTGGCTGTGCTGGAAGGCGCGGGCATGGACGTGGTGGCGGGCTTCGGGGAGCCCGCGCCGTTCTTCGCGCGCGTGCGCGAGACGCTGCCCCACGTCGCGCTGGTGGACCTGCGCCTGGAGCAGCCGGGGTGGGACGCGTCCACCAGCGGGATGTCGGCGCTCCAGTGTCTGCATGACTTCTTCCCGGCGGTGAAGCCGCTGGTGCTGTCGGGCCACCGCGAGGCGGAGGTGGTGGAGCAATGCCTCCAGGCGGGCGCGGCCGGCTACCTGTGGAAGCAGAACGTGGGCTGCGCGGAGGTGGTGGAGGCGGTGGAGCGGGTGGTGCGTGGCGAGCGGCTGCTGCCCGCGGGGCTGGCGTGGCCCCAGCCGGAAGCGTCGCCGCAAGGTGAGCTGGGCCGGCTGACGCCGCGCGAGCGCGAGGTGCTGGGCTACATCGCCGCGGGCGCGGACAACCTGAGGATCGCCGCATGCCTGGGCATCACCGAGCGCACGGTGAAGGCGCACATCACCGCCATCTACAAGAAGGTGGGTTCGGAGAACCGCACGCAGCTGGCGGTCCTCGGGTGCCAGTTGGGTGTGCAGCGCCCGGCAAGCCTCTGA
- a CDS encoding response regulator, translating to MPETKIRVLIVDDDQDQLSLAERTLSAFGFDVRTHRSSLGVSNLVRTTQPDLVLLDVNIPALSGDKVLTLARGQAPKGTKFILYSASDESQLRALARSSGADGYICKSVQGEELAQRLEALHLKPAASEAVPASR from the coding sequence ATGCCGGAGACGAAGATTCGCGTCCTCATCGTGGACGATGACCAGGACCAGCTCTCCCTCGCGGAGCGCACGCTCTCCGCCTTCGGCTTCGACGTCCGCACCCACCGCTCCTCCCTGGGCGTGTCCAACCTGGTGCGCACCACCCAGCCGGACCTGGTGCTGCTGGACGTGAACATCCCCGCGCTCAGCGGCGACAAGGTGCTCACGCTCGCGCGCGGTCAGGCGCCCAAGGGCACCAAGTTCATCCTCTACTCCGCGTCGGACGAATCCCAGCTGCGCGCCCTGGCGCGCTCCTCGGGCGCGGACGGCTACATCTGCAAGAGCGTGCAGGGCGAGGAGCTGGCCCAGCGGCTGGAGGCGCTCCACCTCAAGCCCGCGGCCTCGGAAGCCGTGCCGGCCTCGCGTTAG
- a CDS encoding ABC transporter ATP-binding protein: MRAMVTVGRADVPKVLSVAKLRKEYGGKAAVEGVSFEVGRGEIVGLLGPNGAGKTTTINMVLGVLQPTSGTIHIQDLDLAAQRSAALALTNFAAVYSPLPGNLSVYQNLRVFGLIYGVKSLGARIAELLEQFDLVKYRDVKCGVLSSGEQTRVALAKAMLNRPHLLLLDEPTASLDPATARDIRARIREFASRDTGGVLWTSHNMYEVEEVCDRVLFLARGRVLLEGNPRTLPGEHGQASLEELFITVAREPLALERS, translated from the coding sequence ATGCGCGCCATGGTGACAGTGGGAAGGGCGGATGTGCCCAAGGTGTTATCGGTGGCGAAGCTGCGGAAGGAGTACGGTGGCAAGGCCGCGGTGGAGGGTGTCTCCTTCGAGGTGGGTCGCGGAGAGATTGTCGGGCTGCTGGGCCCCAACGGCGCGGGGAAGACGACCACCATCAACATGGTGCTCGGCGTGCTGCAGCCCACGTCCGGCACCATCCACATCCAGGACCTGGACCTGGCGGCGCAGCGCTCCGCCGCGCTGGCGCTGACGAACTTCGCCGCCGTCTACTCGCCGCTGCCGGGCAACCTCTCCGTGTACCAGAACCTGCGCGTCTTCGGCCTCATCTACGGGGTGAAGTCCCTGGGGGCGCGCATCGCGGAGTTGCTGGAGCAGTTCGACCTGGTGAAGTACCGCGACGTGAAGTGCGGCGTGCTGTCCTCCGGAGAGCAGACCCGCGTGGCGTTGGCGAAGGCGATGCTCAACCGTCCGCACCTGCTGCTCCTGGATGAGCCCACCGCGTCGCTGGACCCCGCGACGGCCCGCGACATCCGCGCCCGGATTCGCGAGTTCGCCTCGCGGGACACCGGCGGCGTGCTGTGGACGTCCCACAACATGTACGAGGTGGAGGAGGTCTGCGACCGGGTGTTGTTCCTGGCACGCGGCCGGGTGCTCCTGGAAGGCAACCCGCGGACGCTGCCCGGCGAGCACGGCCAGGCCTCGCTGGAAGAGCTCTTCATCACCGTGGCGCGCGAGCCGCTCGCGCTGGAGCGGAGCTGA
- a CDS encoding response regulator has product MSEEKARVLVVDDDPDLLDLVQRSLSAYGFEVLTHTSALGVSNLVRSVEPDFVLIDVNFPALKGDKVVNLARQYALPKTKFILYSASDESKLRSLALASGADGYISKSVQGEELAQRLRAFHLKPRPPTPTPAP; this is encoded by the coding sequence ATGTCTGAAGAAAAAGCGCGCGTCCTGGTGGTGGACGACGACCCGGACCTGCTCGACCTCGTACAGCGCTCGCTGAGCGCCTACGGCTTCGAGGTGCTCACGCACACCTCCGCGCTGGGTGTCTCCAACCTCGTCCGCTCGGTGGAGCCGGACTTCGTCCTCATCGACGTGAACTTCCCCGCCCTCAAGGGCGACAAGGTCGTCAACCTGGCGCGCCAGTACGCGCTGCCGAAGACGAAGTTCATCCTTTATTCAGCATCCGACGAATCAAAGCTGCGCTCACTGGCGCTCGCGTCCGGTGCGGACGGATATATCTCTAAAAGCGTGCAGGGCGAGGAGCTGGCCCAGCGCCTGCGCGCCTTCCACCTGAAGCCCCGGCCACCCACCCCGACGCCCGCCCCCTGA
- a CDS encoding ABC1 kinase family protein, with protein MASDPDDKLPPQGRFNRLRKLAGLSVQVGADVLKSGAKRLSGSTPDLLSKEAAEKLVSTLGELKGAAMKMGQAISMDPDLLTPEVRQVLARLQNQAPSMSYAQVSRVVQAELGAPPESLFREFSEEPLAAASLGQVHRAVLEDGRAVAVKVQYPGIDVSLAHDMANLGIVAKTASTVLRVSDAGAYFQEFRDEMLLELDYLREAELAEGFARSVAKLPELCVPAVISSHSAKRVLTLELLEGLTLKDWLPTNPSNEERFRVARQLILATYGPFFGAGEIHADPHPGNFMVMPDGRLGLLDFGSIKRFSPRFVDVNQRMLRQTMRTEPLDILSLSREVGFTVELPDEEAEALIAEVLRIAGRPMRLPDYDYAVCEINRDMRHHFSRNAPRFLKIRPPPEAMMFFRSTGGLAQNLRLIGARGDFRAVFLEVTDLPA; from the coding sequence ATGGCCTCCGACCCCGACGACAAGCTTCCTCCCCAGGGCCGCTTCAACCGCCTGCGCAAGCTGGCGGGCCTCTCCGTGCAGGTGGGCGCGGATGTGCTCAAGAGCGGCGCGAAGCGCCTGTCCGGGAGCACGCCCGACCTGCTCAGCAAGGAGGCCGCGGAGAAGCTGGTCTCCACCCTGGGCGAGCTGAAGGGGGCCGCCATGAAGATGGGGCAGGCCATCTCCATGGACCCGGACCTGCTCACCCCCGAGGTGCGGCAGGTGCTGGCGCGGCTGCAGAACCAGGCGCCCTCCATGTCCTACGCGCAGGTGTCGCGCGTGGTCCAGGCGGAGCTGGGCGCGCCGCCGGAGTCGCTCTTTCGCGAGTTCAGCGAGGAGCCGTTGGCGGCCGCGTCGCTGGGGCAGGTGCACCGCGCGGTGCTGGAGGACGGCCGGGCGGTGGCGGTGAAGGTGCAATACCCCGGCATCGACGTGTCCCTGGCTCACGACATGGCGAACCTGGGCATCGTGGCGAAGACGGCGTCGACGGTGCTGCGCGTGTCCGATGCAGGCGCCTACTTCCAGGAGTTCCGCGACGAGATGCTGCTGGAGTTGGACTACCTCCGCGAGGCCGAGCTGGCCGAGGGCTTCGCGCGCAGCGTGGCGAAGCTGCCGGAGCTGTGTGTGCCCGCCGTCATCTCCAGCCACAGCGCGAAGCGGGTGCTGACGCTGGAGCTGCTGGAGGGGCTCACCCTCAAGGACTGGCTGCCGACGAATCCCTCCAACGAGGAGCGCTTCCGCGTGGCGCGCCAGCTCATCCTCGCCACCTACGGGCCCTTCTTCGGCGCGGGCGAAATCCACGCGGACCCGCACCCGGGCAACTTCATGGTGATGCCGGATGGGCGGCTGGGCCTGCTGGACTTCGGCTCCATCAAGCGCTTCTCCCCGCGCTTCGTGGACGTCAACCAGCGCATGCTCCGGCAGACGATGCGCACGGAGCCGTTGGACATCCTGAGCCTGAGCCGGGAGGTGGGCTTCACCGTGGAGCTTCCGGACGAGGAGGCCGAGGCCCTCATCGCCGAGGTGCTGCGCATCGCCGGGCGGCCCATGCGCCTGCCGGACTACGACTACGCGGTCTGCGAAATCAACCGCGACATGCGCCACCACTTCTCGCGCAACGCGCCGCGCTTCCTGAAAATCAGGCCGCCACCGGAGGCGATGATGTTCTTCCGCTCCACCGGTGGGCTGGCGCAGAACCTGAGGCTCATCGGCGCGCGGGGGGACTTCCGCGCTGTCTTCCTGGAAGTGACGGACCTGCCCGCGTGA
- a CDS encoding serine/threonine-protein kinase, which translates to MVPPAREAPLPSSAASLVGQQVGHFRLLRELGRGSLGIVLLAEHALIQKRVAIQVLHRHVTQDPAQVARFLQAARTLTLIQHAHIVSLYDLGMRDGRPYLVREYLEGQSLTAFAKGPLASALVVDLLTQVCDALGAAHAHGIAHGSLNPTSIFLIPDANGRQHVKLLDFGIAGLLPPSDSAADLPVAADLFAVGVLGALLVSGRLSSRGHAAEEPHPGHVREVPPLPAGIPSALSRVLLKAMARRPVDRYASAAELRAALQASVALDGGVAHPEALELERLPSWYTRRGPPGAAPASR; encoded by the coding sequence ATGGTGCCGCCCGCGAGGGAGGCCCCGCTTCCGTCCTCGGCGGCCTCGCTGGTGGGACAGCAGGTGGGGCACTTCCGGCTGCTGCGCGAGCTGGGCCGGGGGAGCCTGGGCATCGTGCTGCTCGCGGAGCACGCGCTCATCCAGAAGCGCGTGGCCATCCAGGTGCTTCACAGGCACGTGACGCAGGACCCGGCGCAGGTCGCTCGGTTCCTTCAGGCGGCGCGCACGCTGACGCTCATCCAGCACGCGCACATCGTCTCGCTCTACGACCTGGGCATGCGCGACGGGCGTCCCTACCTCGTCAGGGAGTACCTGGAGGGACAGAGCCTGACCGCCTTCGCGAAGGGGCCGCTGGCGTCCGCGCTGGTGGTGGACCTGCTCACCCAGGTGTGTGACGCGCTGGGCGCCGCGCATGCGCACGGCATCGCCCACGGCAGTCTCAATCCCACCAGCATCTTCCTCATCCCCGACGCGAATGGCCGCCAGCACGTGAAGCTGCTGGACTTCGGCATCGCCGGGTTGCTCCCTCCCTCCGACAGCGCCGCCGACCTGCCGGTGGCCGCGGACCTCTTCGCCGTGGGCGTGCTGGGTGCGTTGCTCGTCTCGGGCCGGCTGTCCTCGCGCGGGCACGCGGCGGAGGAGCCGCATCCTGGCCACGTTCGGGAGGTGCCACCGCTGCCGGCGGGCATCCCGTCGGCGCTGTCACGCGTGCTGCTCAAGGCCATGGCGCGCCGCCCGGTGGACCGTTATGCCAGTGCAGCCGAGCTGCGCGCGGCCTTGCAGGCGTCGGTGGCGCTCGACGGCGGCGTGGCGCATCCAGAGGCCCTGGAACTGGAGCGGCTTCCCAGCTGGTACACGCGCCGGGGGCCTCCGGGGGCCGCGCCCGCCTCCAGGTAG
- a CDS encoding dienelactone hydrolase family protein: MKKQGSRRSDEGSEKAVRGLVTQPQGTGGWTPPAADGEVRIPVEEGVELRGLLQVPPGATGVVVMVRGHGSSRRGATDLEVARLLQNEGLATLAVDLLTATEEEACRERDLRFNLGLFGGRLAGVARWLRRAPRTNALRIGYFGAYTGAAAALAAAAMRPEAVDAVVCRGGRLAQPGATLARVRAPTMLIVGAEDTSAQEPHRRTYAAMTTEKRLEVIPGATHRFEEPGTLTQMVDLACIWFLQHLGAPRWDSLPAPRAAGS; encoded by the coding sequence ATGAAGAAGCAGGGTTCACGCAGGTCGGATGAAGGCTCGGAGAAGGCGGTCCGCGGGCTGGTGACACAGCCACAAGGCACGGGAGGCTGGACGCCGCCCGCCGCGGACGGAGAGGTCCGCATCCCCGTGGAGGAAGGGGTGGAGTTGAGGGGCCTGCTCCAGGTGCCTCCGGGCGCCACTGGTGTGGTGGTGATGGTCCGGGGCCACGGCAGCAGCCGCCGCGGCGCCACGGACCTGGAAGTCGCCCGGCTGCTGCAGAACGAGGGGCTGGCCACCCTGGCGGTGGACCTGCTGACGGCGACGGAAGAGGAGGCCTGCCGCGAGCGGGACCTGCGCTTCAACCTGGGCCTCTTCGGCGGACGCCTGGCGGGCGTGGCGCGCTGGCTGCGGCGCGCGCCTCGCACCAACGCCCTGCGCATCGGCTACTTCGGGGCGTACACGGGCGCGGCCGCGGCCCTGGCCGCCGCGGCGATGCGGCCGGAGGCGGTGGACGCGGTGGTGTGCCGGGGCGGACGCCTGGCGCAGCCGGGGGCGACGCTGGCCCGGGTGCGCGCGCCCACCATGCTCATCGTCGGCGCGGAGGACACGTCCGCGCAGGAGCCCCACCGCCGCACCTACGCCGCGATGACGACGGAGAAGCGCCTGGAGGTCATCCCCGGCGCCACGCACCGCTTCGAGGAACCCGGCACGCTGACGCAGATGGTGGACCTGGCGTGCATCTGGTTCCTCCAGCACCTGGGCGCGCCGCGCTGGGATTCCCTGCCCGCGCCGCGCGCCGCCGGGAGCTGA
- a CDS encoding tryptophan 2,3-dioxygenase family protein: MSASIDYSYAERLRLELAEPLFNPLLKKWVGKGELDYEVYLKTPTLLSLQAPDGERVAHDELMFQVVHQAQELWLKLASREAVEVVAELDRDALWAASSRLERICRVLQAVKQELAILETMTPDTYQVIRRSLGNGSGQESPGYNMLRRVAQGLEGALDRLLARRGLALASVYTAGGPDDLKRICEQLVDMDEAFQGWLHAHFQLVRRTIGVDRSVKALDGLPTQVLAGRMTLPLFRQLWDVRLELTSGWQREGGIAPGANRAPPGGGCPMAHAARMQVEQP, encoded by the coding sequence ATGAGCGCGTCCATCGATTACAGTTACGCTGAAAGACTACGACTCGAACTGGCAGAACCCCTCTTCAACCCCCTCTTGAAGAAGTGGGTGGGCAAGGGCGAGCTCGATTACGAGGTCTACCTCAAGACACCCACGCTGCTGTCGCTGCAGGCGCCGGACGGCGAGCGCGTCGCCCACGACGAGCTGATGTTCCAGGTGGTGCACCAGGCGCAGGAGCTCTGGCTGAAGCTGGCCTCGCGCGAGGCGGTGGAAGTCGTGGCCGAGCTGGACCGGGACGCGCTGTGGGCGGCCTCGTCGCGGCTGGAGCGCATCTGCCGGGTGCTCCAGGCGGTGAAGCAGGAGCTGGCCATCCTGGAGACGATGACGCCGGACACCTACCAGGTCATCCGGCGCAGCCTGGGCAACGGCAGCGGCCAGGAGTCCCCCGGCTACAACATGCTGCGGCGGGTGGCGCAGGGTCTGGAAGGCGCCCTGGACCGACTGCTCGCGCGGCGCGGGCTGGCGCTGGCGTCCGTGTACACCGCGGGTGGCCCGGACGACTTGAAGCGAATCTGCGAGCAGCTGGTGGACATGGACGAGGCCTTCCAGGGCTGGCTCCATGCCCACTTCCAGCTGGTGCGCCGCACCATCGGCGTGGACCGCTCCGTGAAGGCGCTGGATGGGCTGCCCACGCAGGTGCTCGCGGGGCGGATGACGCTGCCGCTGTTCCGCCAGCTCTGGGACGTGCGGCTGGAGCTGACGTCCGGGTGGCAACGCGAGGGCGGCATCGCCCCGGGCGCCAACCGGGCCCCTCCAGGCGGCGGCTGCCCCATGGCGCACGCGGCCAGGATGCAGGTGGAACAGCCATGA
- a CDS encoding ABC transporter permease, with protein sequence MHLHRAAAVALRHYYLLRGSLARFLPLFAWVAIDMVLWGFMSRYLNTVTSQEYNFVPVLLGAVLLWDFFIRVMQGVTMVFFEDVWSRNFLNMFASPLTISEYLGGLVLSSIATSTLGLLVMLVLASTVFGLSFAAYGVLFVPFLLVLFLFGIALGIFGCALVLRLGPASEWFVWPIPALLSPFAGVFYPLSTLPAWMQAVSHLLPPSYVFEGMRTLAAGGAFQVSTLLWGAGLAVVEILLACAFFTRVHRQAVRTGLIARYSAENVS encoded by the coding sequence ATGCACCTGCACCGGGCCGCCGCCGTCGCGCTTCGCCACTACTACCTCCTGCGAGGGAGCCTCGCGCGCTTCCTGCCACTCTTCGCATGGGTGGCCATCGACATGGTGCTGTGGGGCTTCATGAGCCGCTACCTCAACACCGTCACCTCTCAGGAATACAACTTCGTCCCGGTGCTGCTGGGCGCCGTCCTGCTGTGGGACTTCTTCATCCGCGTCATGCAGGGCGTGACGATGGTGTTCTTCGAGGACGTGTGGTCGCGCAACTTCCTCAACATGTTCGCGTCCCCGCTCACCATCTCCGAATACCTGGGCGGGCTGGTGCTCTCCAGCATCGCCACCAGCACCCTGGGCTTGTTGGTGATGCTGGTGCTGGCCAGCACCGTCTTCGGCCTGTCCTTCGCCGCGTACGGCGTGCTCTTCGTGCCCTTCCTGCTGGTGCTGTTCCTGTTCGGCATCGCGCTGGGCATCTTCGGCTGCGCGCTGGTGCTGCGCCTGGGCCCAGCGTCGGAGTGGTTCGTCTGGCCCATCCCCGCGCTGCTGTCGCCCTTCGCCGGCGTCTTCTACCCGCTGTCCACGCTGCCCGCGTGGATGCAGGCGGTGTCCCATCTGCTGCCACCCTCGTACGTGTTCGAGGGCATGCGCACGCTCGCGGCGGGGGGCGCGTTCCAGGTGTCCACGCTGCTGTGGGGGGCTGGCCTCGCCGTGGTGGAAATCCTGCTCGCGTGCGCCTTCTTCACGCGGGTACACCGGCAGGCCGTGCGCACCGGACTCATCGCGCGATACAGCGCTGAAAACGTGAGCTGA
- a CDS encoding methyltransferase: MKGEATALATTPRALLHLLYNGARAVDVLRTSLDLGLLDALEPGPVTLGELAARHRLVPVRLYKLLDCLESLGLVRREQPTDALESARYQAIPGLRAAAQAVLGPQSLEKDRERYAWHELHGQLPQVLRGERSMPPAAFDWPPRTAEQVAGFEASMAAGLPPILETFRAHHDRLWERGGRVLDVGGGDGTLAAHLASEHPGLHVDVFNLPATEPLVARTRERFGLSPERLGFQGGDFLREPLPGGYDTLCFVRVLHDWPADTARALLVAARDALPPGGRVLICEEFRTPERLAAQFFWSYFLMGVDTCVSRLREVEHYLRVLDETGFKDVEVLPGPFELILAHR; the protein is encoded by the coding sequence ATGAAGGGGGAGGCCACGGCCCTGGCCACCACCCCTCGCGCACTGCTCCACCTGCTGTACAACGGCGCCCGCGCCGTGGACGTGTTGAGGACCTCCCTGGACCTGGGGCTGCTGGACGCCCTGGAGCCGGGCCCCGTCACCCTTGGAGAACTGGCGGCGCGGCACCGGCTGGTGCCCGTGCGGCTCTACAAGCTGCTCGACTGCCTGGAGAGCCTGGGGCTGGTGCGGCGCGAGCAGCCCACCGACGCCCTGGAGTCCGCGCGCTACCAGGCCATCCCCGGCCTGCGCGCGGCCGCCCAGGCCGTGCTGGGCCCGCAGTCCCTGGAGAAGGACCGGGAGCGCTACGCCTGGCACGAGCTGCACGGGCAACTGCCCCAGGTGCTGCGCGGTGAGCGCTCCATGCCCCCCGCCGCCTTCGACTGGCCTCCGCGCACCGCCGAGCAGGTGGCGGGCTTCGAGGCCAGCATGGCCGCGGGCCTGCCCCCCATCCTGGAGACGTTCCGCGCCCATCACGACCGGCTCTGGGAGCGCGGCGGCCGTGTGCTCGATGTGGGCGGTGGTGACGGCACGCTGGCCGCCCACCTGGCGAGCGAGCACCCGGGCCTTCACGTGGACGTGTTCAACCTGCCCGCCACCGAGCCACTGGTGGCGCGCACCCGCGAGCGCTTCGGCCTCTCCCCCGAGCGCCTGGGCTTCCAGGGCGGAGACTTCCTCCGGGAACCGCTGCCCGGCGGCTACGACACGCTCTGCTTCGTGCGAGTGCTGCATGACTGGCCCGCGGACACGGCGCGCGCGCTGCTCGTGGCCGCGCGCGACGCGCTCCCACCCGGTGGCCGCGTCCTCATCTGCGAGGAGTTCCGCACCCCGGAGCGGCTGGCGGCCCAGTTCTTCTGGTCCTACTTCCTCATGGGCGTGGACACCTGCGTGAGCCGCCTGCGCGAGGTGGAGCACTACCTGCGCGTGCTGGACGAGACGGGTTTCAAGGACGTCGAAGTCCTGCCCGGCCCCTTCGAGCTCATCCTGGCCCACCGGTAA